In Triticum dicoccoides isolate Atlit2015 ecotype Zavitan unplaced genomic scaffold, WEW_v2.0 scaffold210467, whole genome shotgun sequence, the genomic stretch TCACGAACATGTACCACTCAACTTTTCCCCGGGATTGCCTGTGCTATGCCATAATAATTTGGCTCCACGCGTATGCAGGTGAAAACACACATATCATAACTCAATTGACATAGTGCTTATTAAAAAGGTTATGGATATCCAGTCAATTCATGCTGCACCTATCCTTTTTGCAGATCATTCATGTGTAAATTCAACTCACAGCGAATCCAAATatagcgcgcgcgcacacacacacacacaaaaaaactaaGATTAGATTTGAAACATGTGACCCAGTACAGGAGTGCATACATAGTACTATAACAACATCAAAATAAATGTGAAAATCAAAATATATGCACTATgcatatgtataaaactatatttaTGGGTACATATCTTACTCCACAAATGACAATAATCAACAATTTATGCCATGCGGACATGGTACACTCTACAATTGACAAGAATCGACAACAATATTGGTAGTTCTCTCATGTCTCTTCTGATTAACAAACTCCATCCACATAGTTCGTGCCTGCGTCTTCTTTTTCCATGTCAACGGTCACATAGTTCGTGCCTCCCTTTTCTGTGATGTCGCGATCAGTGACAACCTGCTCCCGTCCCTTGCCCTTGTCGCCGCCACCGCTTAGGAATTGCACCCCTCCATTGCCCGCGATAGCATAATCGGAGTTGGACTCGACCTGTATGTGATCCTTGTCAGTGCCGACGCCGTCGAGCAAGAAATGCATCAGATCATTGTTAGCAGTTGGACTGTTTGACTCGGATTCAACTTGTATGGGATCATTGTCTGTGCCGATGGCACGGAGCACGGATTTCATCGGATCATATTCTGAGTCGATTCTTCCAAGCATGAATTGCCTGGGATTCTTGTCCGAGTTGGTGCTGGAAGACATGTACTCCATCGGATACTTGTCCGTCTTGACGCCTCCAAGCATGGACTGCTTCGGATCGTTGCCAGAGTTGGTGCCGTCAAACATGTACTCCATCAGATCTGGGTTCATGTCAAAGCCGCCGGGCACAAAGTGCATTGGATCCTCATCCACATCGGCACCACTGGACACATCCGTCGATGGGGTCACTGTCTTCTTGTTGAAGACCGGACACAAGGCGTATCTATCCTAATCAGATCAGCCATTCACGTGTATGTGAGGTATGGAGCTCAATTACAACTTTATCAAGAAAATAAAGATAGGAAGATACCTGGATGTGGTGGCCGTGGAGGCGGTACTCGTGCATGACCCAGTCGGTGCGCGTGCCCTTAGGCGCACGGCCGGCGTGGAACACGAGCGTCTTCTTCATGCCGACGACGGTGCCGTTCTGCATGACGGGGCGGTCTTTCCCGGTGGACTTCCAGAACCC encodes the following:
- the LOC119345158 gene encoding NAC domain-containing protein 100-like, yielding MADTARSAVAAGVAEELPLSLLPGFRFYPTDQELVVCFLTRKVLGLRMELDIIPMVDHCRFEPHELPAKSFSPSTGDPGAKVVCYFFAPRGRKYPTGLRIDRATVNGFWKSTGKDRPVMQNGTVVGMKKTLVFHAGRAPKGTRTDWVMHEYRLHGHHIQDRYALCPVFNKKTVTPSTDVSSGADVDEDPMHFVPGGFDMNPDLMEYMFDGTNSGNDPKQSMLGGVKTDKYPMEYMSSSTNSDKNPRQFMLGRIDSEYDPMKSVLRAIGTDNDPIQVESESNSPTANNDLMHFLLDGVGTDKDHIQVESNSDYAIAGNGGVQFLSGGGDKGKGREQVVTDRDITEKGGTNYVTVDMEKEDAGTNYVDGVC